Within the Thermanaeromonas toyohensis ToBE genome, the region TGCGGCTCGCAAAGCCGCTTTTTCTTTTTGTTTGGGCATTAAACTCGTTAGGCTTATGCCTATCCTCGCCGCAAACTGCTTAAGTTCTCCGATTTCCCGTTCTAACTCCACCACTTCCTTAACGATTTGCTGAAATTCCGGCCGCTCGTTCTCATCTACTTGCCCATCAGCCGCAATCGATATAAGCCTGGATTTGACCTTTTCAACGTCCTCTAGCTCCTTTAACAACCCTAAAACCATAGTGGCCACGTTGGTCTTCTCAAAGTGATGCGCAATTAGCTGCCCAATCGGGCACATCTTTGCGCAGTAATTTGCAGGAAGGTCTGGCCTGTTATATACCTCGGCCATCTTTAGCACTATCTCTGGTGGCACCACCGATTGCCCACTTTCATAGGCAAAGAGCGTTCTGGTGCCTATGTGCAGTCTTGCGGCTGCCTCTTCTCGGCTCAAGCCCGCTTGTTTTCGTGCCTCTCGAAACATTGCTTGCACCTACCTTCTGTGGTGTAATTTACTTAGAAGCTCCTGCCACCCCGGCATCAGGGCCCGGTGCCGGGGAACTAAGCCTACCTAGTGTCGTAGAGGAACTATCCCCTCTCTACCCTCAACACATCTGCCATTTCGCTGGCTTCAGCATACTCCCGAGATATTTCAGCCAGCTCCTGCCGCAGCTTGCGGAGTCTCTTCTCCGCTGCTTCGGCAGCCTTGATTATTTGCTTGCATTCGGCTATTTGGGCTAATACTGCTGCAAGATGTTTCTCTACCTGTTCGCGGGTCCGCAATCTTTATCACCTCCTCCTCTTTTGGGGGTTGGTACTCTAGAAGGATCCGCAGTGCTTTTACCATGCGCTCCATGTCGGGCTCAAACATGGGGACGTACTCTATGTCTCGGGGGGCTTCAGCCGGTCGGCGTGCCACATCAGGAAGCCTCCTCAATAGGCATCCAGCATTCCTTGTTGTCGGGGTTACCGTTCCATTTCTCCTGGAGCGCCTTGCTGTAGTCTTCATCGCTGGGGTACGGGCAGTTGGGGTTGCCGCAAACCCAGCATTTCTTGTGCTTCACGGCAGTCTGGTAAAGTGGGTCAACAAGGGTGGGCATGGAAGTCACCTCCTTATTGGTTGATGGCAGGGTTAGCTACCACACTGGTAGGTTCATCTGCATATAACTCATCAACTGTAACACCTAAGATAGCGGCAATATCTGCAAGCCTTTCGGCAGTGATGCGACGCTTCCCAGTTTCTAAGTAATGGTAGCCAATAGCAGTCTCATATCCCAAGGCTTGCGCCATGTCTTCTTGGGTTAATCCTTTTTGCTTCCGCAGAGCTTTGATCTTCGCGAGGTCTATATAGCGCTTCATGGCTTTCAGCCTCCTTTCCTACCAATTCGGTAGCCTTCGCTTATGATTATAGACTACCAATGTG harbors:
- a CDS encoding helix-turn-helix domain-containing protein codes for the protein MFREARKQAGLSREEAAARLHIGTRTLFAYESGQSVVPPEIVLKMAEVYNRPDLPANYCAKMCPIGQLIAHHFEKTNVATMVLGLLKELEDVEKVKSRLISIAADGQVDENERPEFQQIVKEVVELEREIGELKQFAARIGISLTSLMPKQKEKAALRAAL
- a CDS encoding helix-turn-helix domain-containing protein; its protein translation is MKRYIDLAKIKALRKQKGLTQEDMAQALGYETAIGYHYLETGKRRITAERLADIAAILGVTVDELYADEPTSVVANPAINQ